A genome region from Flavobacterium sp. includes the following:
- a CDS encoding PAS domain-containing protein, which yields MDTRFNRPTPSDREVDWNKNKVLLSKTDKNGTILYANEDFIDVSGYDEFELVGQPHNIVRHPDMPKVIFKFLWDSIKSSENIHVIIKNMAKTGRYYWVVTDFKIVADENGDIVGYFGTRKSVPEPIITKFIEPLYRKLLQIEETSGIIASEEYLVGFLEERKKSYMEYVDHLIATGKDDKNKVSKGLFSGLFDKSPPKK from the coding sequence ATGGATACCAGATTTAACCGGCCAACTCCTTCAGACCGCGAAGTCGACTGGAATAAAAATAAAGTATTACTTAGTAAAACAGATAAAAACGGAACAATTCTGTATGCCAATGAAGATTTTATAGATGTCTCAGGATATGATGAATTTGAACTTGTTGGACAACCTCACAATATTGTGAGACATCCTGATATGCCAAAAGTTATTTTCAAATTTTTATGGGACAGTATTAAATCAAGTGAAAATATTCATGTAATTATAAAAAATATGGCCAAAACCGGCCGATATTACTGGGTAGTTACTGATTTTAAAATTGTTGCCGATGAAAATGGCGATATTGTGGGGTATTTCGGAACCAGAAAATCGGTTCCTGAGCCTATTATTACAAAATTTATAGAGCCGTTATACAGAAAACTTTTGCAGATAGAAGAAACCAGCGGCATAATTGCTTCTGAAGAATATTTAGTCGGATTTTTAGAAGAGCGAAAAAAATCATACATGGAATATGTAGATCATTTAATTGCAACCGGAAAAGACGATAAAAATAAAGTCAGCAAAGGATTATTCAGTGGTTTATTTGATAAAAGTCCTCCAAAAAAATAA
- the recG gene encoding ATP-dependent DNA helicase RecG: MSNNLLETPIEYLKGVGPSRGQLLRKELGIHKYGDLVNFYPNRYIDRTRYYKINELQNTGTEVQIIGKIINIKTVEFAKNKKRLVASFVDETGMIELNWFQGHKWIRESLKLNEQLVIFGKCSLYGSQFSMAHPEIELLSEHEKSLRSAMQPVYPSTETLTNRGISNRTINKMMEQLFIETQALFTETFPPYLIEELKLISKRAALFNIHFPKSADALAKAQFRLKFEELFFIQLQLITKNLIRKHKIKGHPFTKVGTLFNEFYQNHLPFDLTNAQKRVLKEIRSDMGSNAQMNRLLQGDVGSGKTIVGFMSMLLAIDNGFQACLMAPTEILANQHFLGLSEFANTLNINIKILTGSTKTSERKIIHEELENGSLQILIGTHALLEDKVQFQNLGLAIIDEQHRFGVEQRSKLWKKNDIPPHVLVMTATPIPRTLAMSLYGDLDVSVIDELPPGRKPIQTVHRFDTNRLKVWKFLRDEIAKGRQIYIVYPLIQESEKMDYKDLMDGYESISRDFPLPQYSISIVHGKMKPADKDAEMKRFSEGKTNIMVATTVIEVGVNVSNASVMIIESAERFGLSQLHQLRGRVGRGAEQSYCILMTGHKLSTDSKTRMETMVQTNDGFEIAEVDLKLRGPGDLMGTQQSGVLNLQIADIVRDRDILSLARNYAMKVLKEDAPLQKPEHAILKAVFIELTKKKNIWNYIS; this comes from the coding sequence ATGTCTAATAATCTTCTTGAAACTCCTATCGAATACTTAAAAGGTGTTGGCCCGAGTCGTGGTCAATTGCTTCGTAAGGAATTAGGAATTCATAAATATGGAGATTTAGTCAATTTTTACCCAAATCGATATATTGACAGGACACGGTATTATAAGATCAATGAGTTACAGAATACTGGAACTGAGGTTCAGATTATTGGGAAAATCATCAACATCAAAACAGTTGAATTTGCTAAGAACAAAAAGCGTTTAGTTGCCAGTTTTGTTGATGAAACCGGAATGATTGAACTGAACTGGTTTCAGGGTCATAAATGGATTCGGGAGAGTTTAAAGCTTAATGAACAGTTGGTTATTTTTGGAAAATGTTCTCTGTATGGAAGCCAGTTTAGTATGGCGCACCCCGAAATTGAATTATTGAGCGAGCACGAGAAAAGTCTTCGTTCGGCGATGCAGCCTGTTTATCCTTCTACAGAAACGTTGACAAACCGCGGAATTTCAAACAGAACCATCAACAAAATGATGGAACAATTGTTTATAGAAACTCAGGCTTTGTTTACAGAAACTTTTCCGCCTTATTTAATTGAAGAATTAAAACTGATTTCTAAAAGAGCCGCTTTATTCAACATACATTTTCCTAAAAGTGCCGATGCTTTGGCAAAAGCCCAATTTAGATTAAAATTTGAAGAATTATTTTTCATTCAGCTTCAGTTAATTACCAAAAATCTAATTCGGAAACACAAAATAAAAGGCCATCCTTTTACAAAAGTGGGAACGCTTTTTAATGAATTTTATCAAAATCACCTGCCATTTGATTTAACCAATGCCCAAAAAAGAGTGTTGAAAGAAATCCGCTCAGATATGGGCAGCAACGCTCAAATGAATCGTTTACTGCAGGGTGATGTGGGTTCAGGGAAAACAATTGTGGGTTTTATGAGCATGCTTTTGGCTATCGATAATGGATTTCAGGCTTGTTTAATGGCGCCTACAGAGATTTTGGCTAATCAGCATTTTCTTGGTTTGTCTGAATTTGCGAATACTTTAAATATCAATATTAAAATCTTAACCGGATCGACTAAAACTTCTGAAAGAAAAATTATTCACGAAGAACTCGAAAATGGAAGTCTGCAGATTTTAATTGGAACTCATGCATTACTTGAAGATAAAGTGCAATTTCAGAATTTAGGTCTGGCAATTATTGATGAGCAGCATCGTTTTGGTGTTGAGCAAAGATCGAAATTATGGAAGAAAAATGATATTCCGCCGCATGTTTTAGTAATGACGGCAACGCCAATTCCGCGAACTCTGGCGATGAGTTTGTATGGCGATTTGGATGTTTCGGTTATTGATGAATTACCACCTGGACGAAAACCAATCCAAACCGTGCATCGTTTTGACACTAATCGTTTAAAAGTCTGGAAATTCCTGCGTGATGAAATCGCAAAAGGAAGACAGATTTATATTGTTTATCCGTTAATTCAGGAATCTGAAAAAATGGATTATAAGGATTTGATGGACGGTTATGAAAGTATTTCGAGAGATTTTCCGCTTCCGCAGTATTCCATTTCAATTGTGCACGGAAAAATGAAACCGGCTGACAAAGACGCCGAAATGAAACGTTTTTCTGAAGGAAAAACCAATATTATGGTGGCTACAACGGTTATTGAAGTGGGTGTAAATGTATCCAATGCCAGCGTTATGATTATCGAAAGTGCTGAACGCTTTGGTTTATCACAGCTGCATCAGTTACGCGGCCGTGTAGGTCGTGGCGCAGAACAGAGTTACTGTATTTTAATGACCGGACATAAATTAAGTACCGACAGTAAAACCCGAATGGAAACGATGGTGCAAACCAACGATGGTTTTGAAATTGCAGAAGTCGATCTTAAACTTCGCGGTCCCGGAGATTTAATGGGAACGCAGCAAAGTGGTGTTTTAAACCTTCAAATCGCAGATATTGTTCGCGATCGTGATATTTTGTCTTTGGCACGAAACTATGCCATGAAAGTCCTTAAAGAAGACGCTCCTCTTCAAAAACCTGAACACGCTATTCTTAAAGCTGTTTTTATCGAATTGACCAAAAAGAAAAATATTTGGAATTATATTTCTTAA
- a CDS encoding DUF1697 domain-containing protein, which translates to MATHLALLRGINVSGHNMIKMEALKSMLENLGFKNVRTYLQSGNVFVDSDEDAPKVGFMIKQEIFKVFGHEVPVVVISKKDLELCFTNNPYLKEKEIDEKKLYVVFSSIVLKKENIHDLKISQFKPDEASIDENRIFIKYNIGAGKTRLELKYIEKKLNIIGTMRNLNTVTNLLKMYEE; encoded by the coding sequence ATGGCAACACATTTAGCACTTTTACGCGGAATTAACGTTTCCGGACACAACATGATTAAAATGGAAGCTTTGAAATCAATGCTGGAAAATCTTGGTTTTAAAAATGTTCGAACTTATCTGCAATCAGGAAATGTTTTTGTAGATAGTGACGAAGATGCGCCAAAAGTGGGTTTTATGATTAAACAGGAAATTTTTAAGGTTTTTGGGCATGAAGTTCCTGTTGTTGTAATTTCAAAAAAAGATCTTGAATTGTGTTTTACAAACAATCCGTATTTGAAAGAAAAAGAAATTGACGAGAAAAAACTGTATGTTGTTTTTTCTTCTATTGTCTTAAAAAAAGAAAATATACACGATTTAAAAATCAGTCAGTTTAAACCGGACGAAGCCAGCATTGACGAAAACCGAATTTTTATTAAATATAATATTGGAGCCGGAAAAACCAGATTGGAACTCAAATATATTGAGAAAAAACTCAATATAATAGGAACAATGCGAAACTTAAATACGGTTACAAACCTGCTGAAAATGTATGAAGAATAA
- a CDS encoding diphthine--ammonia ligase → MSTPKKALFNWSSGKDSALTLYKILQNPEYKIEYLLTSVNQQYLRISMHGVRVELLQAQAESIVIPLKIMQIPEMPTMEVYEQVMMDTLTQLKNEGITHSVFGDIFLEDLRKYREEQLARIGFTGVFPIWKIPSHDLIQEFISLGFKTIVVCVNERYLDKSFVGRIIDQSFIDDLPENVDVCGENGEFHTFTFDGPIFSKPIDFEIGEIVYRKYEKPKNTNSSDTACDTSAPDAFDYGFWYCDLV, encoded by the coding sequence GTGTCTACACCTAAAAAAGCTTTATTTAACTGGAGCAGCGGAAAAGATTCTGCTCTGACTTTATATAAAATTCTTCAAAATCCGGAATACAAAATTGAATATTTATTGACGAGCGTCAATCAGCAATACCTCCGAATTTCGATGCATGGTGTTCGTGTTGAATTATTGCAGGCACAAGCAGAAAGCATTGTGATTCCATTAAAAATCATGCAGATTCCTGAAATGCCAACCATGGAAGTTTATGAACAAGTGATGATGGATACATTAACCCAATTAAAAAATGAAGGAATTACACATTCTGTCTTTGGGGATATTTTTCTGGAAGATTTAAGAAAATATCGTGAAGAACAGCTTGCCAGAATTGGTTTTACGGGTGTTTTTCCTATCTGGAAAATTCCTTCTCACGATTTAATTCAGGAATTTATTTCGCTTGGTTTTAAAACCATAGTGGTTTGTGTAAACGAACGTTATTTAGATAAAAGTTTTGTGGGTCGAATTATTGATCAGAGTTTTATTGATGATTTGCCTGAAAATGTAGATGTCTGCGGTGAAAATGGAGAATTTCATACTTTTACTTTTGATGGTCCGATTTTCTCAAAACCTATCGATTTTGAAATTGGAGAAATCGTATATCGTAAATACGAAAAACCTAAAAATACAAATTCATCAGATACAGCCTGTGATACAAGTGCTCCTGACGCTTTTGATTATGGATTTTGGTATTGTGACCTTGTTTAA
- a CDS encoding M1 family aminopeptidase, whose protein sequence is MKYIFLLITTFVFAQQTQYVDFKSVSGQLKIVETQKIIFGEVDYNFEVLQPIDTIKIDAKNMQFSNVKIDGKEAVFVNTGKELQIINHFQKGNNHLTFSYNAKPKQALYFVNIENDDIQIWTQGQGRYTSNWFPSFDDVNEKVIFNLGITYKKDYQVVSNGVLKSKTEKDNLVHWQYEMENPMSSYLLVLSIGKYDKKEFKSKSKIPLEYYLENKDTARFESTYRYSKRIFDFLEKEIGVKYPWKVFRQIPVRDFLYAGMENTTTTLFTTRYVVDDIAFLDRNYTNVDAHELAHHWFGDLITAESSTHHWLQEGFATYYALLAERSIFGDDYFYAKLYDTAQQIKFASRTDTIPVLNAKASSLTFYEKGAWALFVLHESIGDKAFKKAVKNYLKKYAFKNVNTQNFFDEVKKVSDFDLVQFQKTWLESTAFDTSTANALLSKNKAIQVRLEVDKLKKTPLNEKINFFKETLDSDIHYSVKEAVISQIQNEKYENKKELLLKALHQNSLQLRQTLAETLSTIPEDFRTEYETLLDDKSYETQEITLFYLWKNFPSHRTEYLDKSKNWIGFNDYNLRTLWLSLALSTMNYSDNPEELVNELVAFSTTKYEATTRQNALEKLIAFKFINDEVLTNLVNATTHHMWQFSKFGRDSIRVLLKNSEMRASFNRILPNLNPDEQFQLNRLLKE, encoded by the coding sequence ATGAAATATATTTTTCTTTTAATAACCACCTTTGTTTTCGCCCAACAAACCCAATATGTTGATTTTAAATCTGTTTCAGGCCAATTAAAGATAGTTGAGACCCAAAAAATAATTTTCGGAGAGGTTGATTATAATTTTGAAGTTCTACAACCTATTGATACCATAAAAATTGACGCAAAAAACATGCAGTTTTCAAACGTTAAAATAGACGGAAAAGAGGCAGTTTTTGTGAATACAGGAAAAGAACTTCAAATAATAAATCACTTTCAAAAAGGGAATAATCATTTGACATTCAGCTACAATGCAAAACCAAAACAAGCGTTGTATTTTGTAAACATAGAAAATGATGATATTCAAATCTGGACGCAAGGGCAGGGAAGATATACCAGTAACTGGTTTCCGAGTTTTGATGATGTAAACGAAAAAGTAATCTTCAATCTCGGAATTACTTATAAGAAAGACTATCAGGTTGTATCAAACGGAGTTTTAAAAAGTAAAACCGAGAAAGATAATCTTGTGCACTGGCAATACGAAATGGAAAATCCAATGAGTTCTTATTTATTGGTTCTATCCATTGGAAAATATGATAAAAAAGAATTTAAGTCTAAATCAAAAATCCCTTTAGAATATTATTTAGAGAATAAAGATACAGCGCGTTTTGAATCAACTTATCGTTATTCTAAGCGTATTTTTGATTTTCTGGAGAAAGAAATTGGCGTAAAATATCCGTGGAAAGTATTCAGACAAATTCCGGTTCGTGATTTTTTATATGCCGGAATGGAAAACACAACGACTACACTTTTTACAACCCGCTACGTGGTTGATGATATCGCATTTTTAGACAGAAATTATACAAATGTCGACGCTCATGAATTAGCACATCATTGGTTTGGTGATTTAATTACAGCCGAAAGCAGTACACATCATTGGCTTCAGGAAGGTTTTGCGACTTATTATGCTTTGCTGGCAGAAAGATCAATTTTTGGAGATGATTATTTCTACGCCAAATTATATGATACAGCACAGCAGATAAAATTTGCATCAAGAACCGATACAATTCCGGTTTTGAATGCCAAAGCAAGTTCGCTTACTTTTTATGAAAAAGGAGCTTGGGCGCTTTTTGTTTTGCATGAATCAATTGGTGATAAAGCTTTTAAAAAAGCAGTAAAAAATTATTTAAAAAAATACGCCTTTAAGAATGTCAATACACAAAATTTCTTTGATGAAGTAAAAAAAGTTTCTGATTTTGATTTAGTTCAGTTTCAAAAAACATGGCTGGAATCAACTGCTTTTGATACCTCAACGGCAAATGCCTTACTAAGTAAAAACAAAGCTATTCAAGTGCGTTTAGAAGTGGATAAATTGAAGAAAACGCCTTTAAATGAAAAGATAAATTTTTTCAAAGAAACTTTAGATTCAGATATTCATTATTCTGTAAAAGAAGCAGTTATTTCTCAGATTCAAAACGAAAAATATGAAAATAAAAAAGAATTATTACTAAAAGCACTTCACCAAAACAGCCTGCAATTGCGACAGACTCTGGCAGAAACTTTATCGACAATTCCCGAAGATTTTAGAACAGAATATGAAACGCTTCTGGATGATAAATCATATGAAACACAGGAAATTACATTGTTTTATTTATGGAAAAACTTTCCAAGTCATAGAACAGAATATCTGGATAAATCGAAAAACTGGATTGGTTTTAACGATTATAATCTGAGAACATTATGGTTGTCGCTTGCTTTATCAACAATGAATTACAGCGATAATCCTGAAGAACTTGTGAATGAATTAGTAGCATTTTCGACCACAAAATACGAAGCCACAACACGCCAGAATGCTTTAGAAAAACTCATTGCTTTTAAGTTTATAAATGATGAAGTTTTAACCAATTTAGTAAACGCTACAACGCACCATATGTGGCAGTTTTCAAAATTTGGAAGAGACTCGATCAGAGTTTTATTGAAAAATTCAGAAATGCGTGCTTCATTTAATAGAATTTTGCCTAATTTGAACCCCGATGAACAATTTCAATTGAATCGTTTGTTGAAAGAGTAG
- a CDS encoding patatin-like phospholipase family protein — MRALVISGGGSKGAFAGGVAQYLIEEKRHEYDLFIGTSTGSLLIPHLALGHIKKIHSVYTNVSMSKIFNICPFVVKVKDGIDIVTINHFNVLRQFFRGKRTFGESKGLKKYITNNFSLTDFNKLKKLHCDVVITVTNLTKNEAEYKSVKDCTYEEFCEWSWISSNYIPFMSLATKNNYEYGDGGFSSLVPIREAINRGATEIDVIILETEVNTSKMVIGKNPFSLMIDLFRIALDQVEKHDIAIGKLMANSKDVKLNLYYTPTKLTDNALIFNKEIMKEWWKQGYEYAQNKSEVMSDNKILI, encoded by the coding sequence ATGAGAGCATTAGTTATTTCTGGCGGCGGAAGTAAAGGCGCATTTGCCGGAGGAGTTGCACAGTATTTAATAGAAGAAAAACGACATGAATACGATTTATTCATCGGAACCTCTACAGGAAGTCTTTTAATTCCGCATTTAGCTCTCGGTCACATCAAGAAAATACATTCCGTATATACAAACGTAAGCATGAGTAAGATTTTCAATATCTGCCCTTTTGTTGTAAAAGTAAAGGACGGAATTGATATTGTGACTATTAATCACTTTAACGTTTTGCGTCAGTTTTTTAGAGGAAAAAGAACCTTTGGAGAAAGTAAAGGATTGAAAAAATACATTACAAATAACTTTTCTCTAACCGATTTTAATAAGCTGAAAAAGCTTCATTGTGATGTTGTAATTACCGTAACCAATTTAACAAAAAACGAAGCTGAATATAAATCCGTTAAAGATTGTACTTACGAAGAATTTTGTGAATGGTCCTGGATATCGAGTAATTATATTCCGTTTATGAGTCTGGCTACCAAAAACAATTATGAATATGGTGACGGAGGTTTCTCAAGTTTAGTTCCAATTCGTGAAGCTATCAATCGCGGTGCAACTGAAATTGATGTAATTATTTTGGAAACAGAAGTCAATACCAGTAAAATGGTGATTGGAAAAAATCCATTTTCACTGATGATTGATTTGTTTAGAATTGCCTTAGATCAGGTCGAAAAACATGATATTGCTATAGGAAAACTTATGGCAAATAGTAAAGATGTAAAACTTAATTTATATTACACGCCTACAAAATTAACTGATAACGCTTTGATTTTTAATAAAGAAATAATGAAAGAGTGGTGGAAACAAGGTTATGAATATGCTCAGAATAAATCTGAGGTTATGAGTGATAATAAGATATTGATTTAA